The genomic DNA GAGAGAAGGAtctaagtgatttttttttccgaggtAGTTAGTTgccttttatttattaaaatccATAAAGCTATAAATTTAGTTGTGACACAAACtatgatttgtttctttaaatcaGGTTCTTTACAAGCTTGCTTACACAGAATCTTGTAAGCGTGACATTGCGTCAGAGTGCGCGAAAAGGTAAATGATATCAGTTTGTAGAAATTGCAGAACAAGTCTAAGCGTTGGTCCGAGATTAGTTAGAATGCATGTGCGTATTCGGGCGAGCTGAGGCAAGCGCGGAACAATCGCGAGGCAAACGCGAGATTATCGCGACAAAATGCGATGCGAACGCGAGGAGAACGCGAAGGACAAGGTATGCTCAAGAAAAAGACTTCCTTCCTTCGCGTGCGCTCAGCGCTGCCTTAGCTCGCTGAACTTCCGCAGGATATGAAAAGTTGTTACTAAATAACAGGGAAATCTTAAAGATGCACTCACGGACTTAAGTCATCTACAAAATTGTGCTCTACCAAAAACTTGACCTTTTACTTTTTCCTCTGTTGTATAGGTTTGCTGAACACATGCACGAAGTCCACGGACAATGAATCAGGGCAATGACACAAAAGGATTGGAGTGTTACTTTAACCTAGGCAGTGGACATGACTGCACGGACTGAACGACTTTGACGAGGaataacaaagcaaacaaacaaacaaacgtagGATTTAGAGAAGATATGGTCCTGTCAATTGGATGATATTCCTATCGGTGATTGGGGATCGCTGTTCTGCTTCACAGCGAGAATAACGTCACTGGCTTTCGTCGTAATGCATGCGCATGAAGAAACGCCAGCTCAAGGGTTCGCTGTGTGAGATAAATCTTTAACATTTCTGTCACTGCGTTCTTTTAAGTAGCTGATCTAAGTAGGAAATCTTTGCTTGTTTATTAGTAAGCGAGTGCAGGTTCAAATGAAGAAAGTTGAAAAGAATTTAATTAAAGAATAAGAGTAAACATATTTTAGTCTAACCGATCCTCTTGTCCTCCATCAATATTTTTAGCTCAGACAGTCTTTACTGTTTACAGAAGTGGAATAACTCATATAAAATGAGGGAAGCAGATACCTACAAAATGTGTTCACGTTTAACTTCTTAATGTGAGACtggttaaaattgtcaaagaaatcgACTTAAACTAGAAAGGATAAACAAAACTCTAGATTGCTTTTAAGAAAGCAAATGAATGGATTAGGAAAGTATTTATATGAAATATATGTATTGTACGAAATCCAGTTGTTATGATAGGGACTCCTTTCTGCAGGGTGTGGGGTGGTTAGGAAATCGTTTTTAGCGAAACCAATCGCAAATGAAAACTGTCCGTGAAAATAGCAGTGACTTCTAATTTTTGATCAGTACTTTCACCACCAGAGCCCCAACAGAAGGACTACTCAAATCTTACCAGTTACCAGTTTGTGCCTTTTCTCGATAATAGATTGTGATTGGTGTAAATAGAAAACgttgtaaataaaaaacaaaatggtgtATGGTGTAATAATatttaactttgaaatttcTTGATCTGCCCATAGCAAAGAACGTTCTCGAGTTTgagtaaaacatttttgtaagtttaCGTGGCTCTTTTCTCCTCTTCGCTTCTCAAGAAGTTTCTAATCTCAAGCTTTACTCTTCGTTCTTCTGTTGCTTAGGCCTTTCGTGAACTATTCAGATTTTGTTGGAGATACTTCCGAAATATCTTAAGTTAACAAATATTAATATTTTGAGAAAGTTGAAGGATATTTCTGAGCTTAGTGAGTTCTCGCGAAAGTCACGGTCTTGAAACATAATTCCACTTCATCGATCAAGAAATATACCTTCTAAGATAATTTTTACTTGAGCAATGTGTATTCTTTGCTTGTATCCTCGGTTCTTCTCGCTTCTTTGATGCTTAGTCTCGGCTAAGCATTCACTCTGCTGTGTTTGCCAAATCTATTGGACAGTTGCACGGGTTTTGGTGAGCCTACATGGTTTCTGTCATTCAGGAAGTTAAAATCAAGCTAGTAAGTAAACACTAAACAACGGAGGGTTTATCTCAATGCAGCGTATCTTAGCATATTTCGAAAATGCGTCTTATCTGAAATAGTCTTGTCCCACACACTAACAGGGCTCCACTCGCGTTTTCACTACCTCGCTAAAGGTCTGGTTTCGAGATTGGTGTGCACATGCCCCATTCTCTCCTCTATGCAAACACCACTTTAGCTACCCTTGGTCACGGAAATAACTCTAGACTTAGAGGTCTCCTCGATCAGAACCATATCTCATTTATAACAAATGTTTGTTACAACCTGTGATCACGAAATCTCCCTCGCCTTCTGTCATCTCTACATACGTCAGTCATTCAAAGCTCGGAGAAGGTACCCAAAGCAGCAGCCTATGGGAGCGAGGGTTCAATTCCAGTGATTGCCTTGTCACGCATACATTTCGGTAAAGCAATACGTAAGTTTGTAGAACAAAGGCTGTTTGTCACTCTTgctcattcaatttttttatgtcacGTGCTTCGGCGTAATTACTAGCGTCTACTTCATGCTATAGCTTTCATATCTCTTAGAAAGTATATAATTGAACTTGGAGTCTATCTAGGAGTAGTTACTTGAAGAACTCAGTGAAGAGTGTATGTCGAAGGAATCAGTGTTCAAAATTAACCCCAATCTTTCTCAGCTTTTACTCGAAATGTTATAATCAAGGAAATTGCTAGAGATCTGGTTGCGAGATTGGAGTGCCCAAGCTCCATTACCTTTCGTGACAGTCAGGAAGTTAATAATTATCCTTAACGTACCCACGGCCATTGGTATTGACACAAGAATTAATTACCTACTCGATCAGAACCATACATTATTCATACTTGGTAACACCTTTTTAAGTGAAacgtttttaaaaagttttgtttacaagatttcaaaaaattattcttaacgCCACAAAGGGAGACTTACCCGTTGAAGAAACTGGGTCACGAAACCAAAATGGGTGACAagttcaaaaatttgaaatgtgatcgcatatttaaatttcttaagtTACCGCTGTCTCGAGTTGCCAACTGCTTGAATATTTTGTACTCCCTTGCAATCTCAAGTTAACTGTCTCTGCTTTTAGCACCACTTACGGTCAGGAATCATGTCTCTCGTCGAAGAAAACTGGCAAACAACGCGACCAACCATCAGGGAAAGAGCCAAGTTCATGTTCAACAACGACCGCTTCAGCGATGTGAAGTTCGTTGTTAGGAAGATGGATGGTGAAAAATATGTAATTCCTGCTCACAAGTTTGTTCTGTCGATCAGCAGCCCTGTGTTTGAAGCCATGTTTTACGGTGAGTTGGCGGAGACTAAAGACTCTATTGAACTGCCTGACTGTGAGTACGAAAGTCTACTGGAGTTGTTTCGTTTCATGTACAGCGATGAAGCGAACTTGAGCGGAAGTAATGTGATGGGAGTGTTGTATTTGGCGAAGAAGTATATGGTGCCTTCACTCGCTGATAAATGCACCGATTATCTACAAGATAAGCTCGATGCGTCAAATGTTTTTACTATTTTACCGAAAGCTTGTCATTTCGATGAGAAAAAGCTGGTGAAACGATGTTGGAAAGTAATCGATGAACACTGCGAAGAGGCTTTAAAATCAGATGGATTTGCGACACTTGAAAGATCTTTACTTGAAGAAGTAGTCACACGCGACACATTGAATATTGAAGAGGTAGAGTTGTTCAAAGCTGTGGACTCGTGGGCTACAAAGAAATGCAAAGAAGAAGGCTTGACTGCAGATGGCAACGTAAAAAGGAAACTTCTCGGAGAGAATATCGTAAAAGCAATCCGTTTCCCAGTCATGAAGCAACAGGACTTTGCTGGTGTTGTTCTTGACACAAAGATACTCACACAAGACGAAGTCTTTGATGTTGTGAAGTATTTTAATTCAGTGCTAAGCTCCCCAGTAGGATTTCCGGTAAAGAAAAGGCTATGTGCTTTTGCTTGTTGCAGATTTGAAAATTTGGATAATGTTGACTCAAGCCATTCTTATTCTTTTGGTAAAAAAGACTGTCTTATTTTCACAGTTGACGAAACCATTTCGTTACTTGGAGTAACGTTATTCGGAAGTGAAAACAGTAAATATTCTGTGACTATCCGCATAAAGAAACTTGATGTTAGCGGTGAATATCTTAGTTCTGTATCCAGTATATTTCCATCTGTGCTCATTGAAGGAGAATTCCATTCCTTTTATGGCTTCAGAATTCTCTTTCCCCTTCCAATTGTCATTGAAAGGGGAATAAGATATCTTATCAAAGCTTCTATTTCTGGTCCAAATTCCTGTTTTGGTCGAAATGGTCAAAAGTTTGTGACTTGTTCTGGGATAAAGTTTAGATTTGAAGCCAATTCTGAGGACAGAAGTAGAACTGGAGTTGTACAAGGGCAATTTCCGGAACTCCTTTTTCAAACGATGTAACTGTTGCATCTTCACGATTGAGCGCTGCCCCCGATTATGCGCCGCAGTCGTGTCCTGAAGCACTGCATCTAagagcagtagcagtagcagtaacGTTCTTTCCGTATTAGAGCCTCATCAAGTGTTATGATGCATAACTAGGTAGTGCGAATATTGTACAGCTCCGTAAACGATTATAGACTACAAATAATCCCTGAATTGAACTGCAAATGACCATGAATGACCCCGTAAAAAATCTGGAATTGAAGGagatagatttttttttctgacataaacAGCTAACTCGTTAAAAACTTAAGGTTAACAACAACACCTAAAGATTACAAattgtttataatctcttggtgaTACTTAGATATTGTAAATAATGAAATTAGGGAAATTGAACCGTGGTTTTACGTAAGCCTTGATCTAGATAGTCTGGCACTTAATTTATGCCAAACTGATTCTGACCTTCACAGAAATCATTATTCTACAGCTTAAGTAAATGGATATGAATTGCAGTAAGTTTAATGTTTGAAATTCCTAAAGAAATTGCATGAAAAGATAGATatattaatttgcatttttttgaccAATTACAGTAATAACCAAGTAACTTGTAGCATTGGCTgtgaatttttgtaaaatattttgtcaagAAATCTTAGCCTGTAGCTCGTAGCTTGTGGCCACGTTGCCACTAGttccaattatattttttatattgcTTTCGCGACTCAAATAAATCTGCAAAATACACTTATGTTATAAAAGCATCAGTTTTCTTTACCTAAGTGATCGTGTCATCTAGATCACTTGAGATCGACATGAAGAGAGCATTCACAAACACTCCATTCATTAGGTAGAACCTCACCGGTTTTACACTTGATATCTAAATCTTACTGCGGGATTGCATtatgttttcttctttgtatagattttattttctttctataaCATTCGTAGGTtacattaattttcttctttaaagagggattgtttttatttatttatttattttttaaaatttttttttgcgaccAGCCCCACTTGGGTTACAGTTGGATCCACTTGTACTACAGTAAAAACCGCATAAAAAAACAACTAGATTAAGAAGCTGAAATTTGGTCAAAAAAGCACCATACACTTATGAACACATTCAACCTGAAAAATAAAGATTGTTcttatgtataaaaaaaaaaaaaaaaaattggctgccGGTCAGATTAGAATAACCTACTAGGGTACATTACAGGAAAGAGGGAGGAGGAGCTGGTGCCTTTTGAATTTGCTTAACTTTCGCTGAGTTTTCGAGTTGTTTATCACCAGTACTGCTACCCCTCCCCCAATGTAATATTATTGCCTTGATTAATGCAGTTAAGGTTAGGTTCAtctattaattaattaaaatgttgTCCTTGCACATTGATTTCATGTCGGTAGTCTATACagtatta from Pocillopora verrucosa isolate sample1 chromosome 2, ASM3666991v2, whole genome shotgun sequence includes the following:
- the LOC131791281 gene encoding BTB/POZ domain-containing protein 6-like — its product is MSLVEENWQTTRPTIRERAKFMFNNDRFSDVKFVVRKMDGEKYVIPAHKFVLSISSPVFEAMFYGELAETKDSIELPDCEYESLLELFRFMYSDEANLSGSNVMGVLYLAKKYMVPSLADKCTDYLQDKLDASNVFTILPKACHFDEKKLVKRCWKVIDEHCEEALKSDGFATLERSLLEEVVTRDTLNIEEVELFKAVDSWATKKCKEEGLTADGNVKRKLLGENIVKAIRFPVMKQQDFAGVVLDTKILTQDEVFDVVKYFNSVLSSPVGFPVKKRLCAFACCRFENLDNVDSSHSYSFGKKDCLIFTVDETISLLGVTLFGSENSKYSVTIRIKKLDVSGEYLSSVSSIFPSVLIEGEFHSFYGFRILFPLPIVIERGIRYLIKASISGPNSCFGRNGQKFVTCSGIKFRFEANSEDRSRTGVVQGQFPELLFQTM